TATTTGTGTATGTGTTTGTGTTATTGAAGTTGGCTGGAATTGTTGCGGTTGAGATCACTGGAGGGCCTGAGATTCCTTTCCACCCCGGAAGACAGGTCAGTGATTGCATCCTGTTTTTGTTACTTCTCTCATGAATATTCCATTTATTACATGATATTAAAGCGAATACTCATAAAAAGACATCTACCCGCATCTACGCGTGTCTAATTGTTGGGTCTCGCATTATTGAACCCATAAGCGCATGTTAAGACTTGTATCCCAAATGAGTTGGGTGTAAGTCAGGTTTGTAAGTAAAAAATTCAATCCTTCTCAATCAAGAGGGCTTGCACGGACAATATCTTTTCGAGTTGTTTGGGTGTAGACAATGCATTTTTGAGTTGTTTGGATTGGATTTATGCGATATTTTGATGAGAATCCTATTTATAACACTCACCGATGAAAAAAACCTACCTGGTGTGATTGCCTATTTTAGCTGAATTTTGGTTTCGTTAATGAATCCATCATGGGTTTAAATAGCTACCTAATTGGGTTTCAAATTGTGATTATAATTTGAGGTAAATTGTTGAaattgtgcttttttttttgaaggacaAATCTGATCCACCACCAGAAGGCCGCTTGCCTGATGCCACCAAAGGTAAGCTAGTTTGTCTAATTACGTTCAATCTATCTCAAGTGCCCCTCTCTGCATCAATTTGATTCTTCAATCTTAAATTTTCAGGTTCTGACCATCTGAGGGATGTTTTTGGGCACATGGGTCTCAGCGACAAAGACATTGTTGCCTTATCCGGTGGTCACACTCTGGTCTGTTTAGACGACTTCTTAATTGTCACTTGATAAGATgtaaagaaacaaaatcaagttgagtagtgtttttttttctctaatttgtGATTAAACTAACAGGGTAGGTGTCATAAGGAGCGTTCTGGATTTGAGGGAGCTTGGACCATCAACCCTCTCATCTTTGACAACTCTTACTTCAAGTAAGACTCATGATTTAGTATTTGATCCCCATTTGCCTGACCAGAATTGATGTAAATCTGGTTGTTTTGGAACAGGGAATTGCTTAGTGGAGAAAAGGAAGGTCTCATTCAGTTGCCATCTGATAAGGCCCTTCTAGAGGATCCAGTCTTCCGTCCTCTAGTAGAAAAATATGCTGCTGTTAGTATCCAAATCATCTAATTCCTCATTTTACTTCTTAATCATGATAATCTTTTCTGCTCATTTACTCTTCTGGGTGTGTTGAATTTGCTTCAGGATGAGGATACTTTCTTTGCTGATTATGCTGATGCTCATCTGAAGCTATCTGAGCTCGGGTGAGTGAGAGAACATCATTTTGTGTTGTCTGCTAATCTTGAACtcgtttttttccccccttctaACTAGCTATTGACTTAAACTCACATGTCGCAGATTTGCGGATGCTGATCAGTAATTTGATCAGATCAAGAAGGACGCTCATGTTTATAGTATATTTGGTTAGTGATATGAATATGAGAGTTCCATCTGTGTCAAGTGATGACTATATATATTTACCTTGTATTCCTGGGGTCATTGTAATAGAAACTCTACTGTGTTTGTTATGCAGATACTGGAATCCATTTTGGAACAATGTATATATCCATTTTGGAATAAAAATCACTCTGTCTTTGTCTCATCATCTGTACCAAACAAAAACTAATATTGCAGTTGCAGGTGATATAAGCTAAGTGGAGCATGGTTATGGATTGGAAtgctctcttcttcctttttggaGCATGGTTAGCTAGCTAGGTCCCTTCTTTACAATTTGGCCCAACAAAATTGAGCCATTAAAATGGCATCATGGTATTTGTACACATCCATTCTCATGTTGGGCCAAGCCCATTAATTACGCACCATCTTGGTCAATGCCGAATGAACTCAATGAAGGCAACAAATGTAGGGTAAACTTTAGTCATACCCCTAAGTTTACTAAAAACACCCCAATTTAATTTAATCATCCCTTAAAAAAATCAGTTgatggggtgtctttagtaaatgtaggggtgtgactaaagtttacccAAATGtagttttctctctctatatatggtTTGGGCCATCTATGGGGCCGCTTTGCAATTTAACTTGGGCCCAAGACTTTACTGATTGTAGCCCACTAGCCCGTTACATGGATTAACATCAAAAGCACACGTCAAAAGAAGGTTTGAGACTTTGAGTGATCAAGCAAGTCAGCTCACAACTTGACATCATGAGTTATAGCAATTGATTAACACAGTTAACAGTCTGTGTCATCCACATGTGTCGGGCAGAAATGGTCCATTTGCCTTGCCTTCTTCCTTCATCATGCATCGCTTACTGGTCCATAGGAACATGTCGCTGTTAACTCTGTACTacctaaaataaaaatcaaccaGAAGAAGCTGACGGAATTCTAAGGAGTTGCTTCACTTGGCAATAAGATGGTGACACAACTTGAGACCAAGTCCACTATTTTTCTTCCTGTTTTTTAGTGTACTGAAACAATAATACAACCAAACTACTCTGTCTTCTTGTAGTACCTTCAAATGCTTAAACACTAGGAAAAGCTTTCcattgcaataaaaaaaataaacaaaatacatAGCTGCTGTTTGGCTGTTGCATTTGATTCCACTCCTAAAGTCCAACAACAATATTGGTAAAGTAAAAGTAGTAGCATTAGAGATTTCAAAACAGGTATAAAGAAGTCTCTTTATTTATTAAAGTTGGGGGGGCAAAGCTACCTTTGACAAAAGATAAGCCTTAAGTAAGTAATCATCTCATAAaagatttttaaaaacaatgggCTTTCCTTTCTTTGTTTGCCAGTCAAGACCATCAACTTGGATGGAACATTCCTTTTTCACTTACGTATGCAAGGTGTAGTAATCACAATGTTCAATCAATACGTATGTCATGTGAAAATTTTCTATATGCGCAGACCTAATCACTcgagtttagatccatatcagatgtccaaatgataaacttgtatgatatcattatcgattataaaaataaaaaagaaaaggaaagaaagaagggaaTGAGCTTTAAAGAGATTTTTGCTATTCTCCCATAGGAAGAATAATTTGATTTGGCAAATGGAAAAATCACCCTTATTTATCATATGTCGTTGGATTAAATTGATTTGTGTTGTTGGATTGCAAAGcctataaacaaaaacaaaaacatggtacttacaaaataatttatagaaaatatttaccaaaaaatttatttgtatcAAATTAATAAGTTTGAGAGAAATTGTTAAAGTCAAACGGATTTGTGAAATTATGAGAAAGGGGTATAAATGTCATTTTATACTTTTCAATATATTCCAACAAACATTAATGCTCATTCTCCCATCCAACCAAACATACAAAATACTTGGTCCTTATTGGTTTAATGAATTAAacaatgataaaaaaaagaagacccaagtatttttcttatatcaaatttcataaaTAGTATGCGGTttaatttatagtttttttgATGGAG
The window above is part of the Tripterygium wilfordii isolate XIE 37 chromosome 3, ASM1340144v1, whole genome shotgun sequence genome. Proteins encoded here:
- the LOC119989178 gene encoding L-ascorbate peroxidase 2, cytosolic, whose protein sequence is MGKSYPTVIEEYQKAVEKCKRKLRGLIAEKNCAPLILRLAWHSAGTYDVNTKTGGPFGTIRHPDELRHEANNGLDIAVRLLEPIKEQFPILSYADFYQLAGIVAVEITGGPEIPFHPGRQDKSDPPPEGRLPDATKGSDHLRDVFGHMGLSDKDIVALSGGHTLGRCHKERSGFEGAWTINPLIFDNSYFKELLSGEKEGLIQLPSDKALLEDPVFRPLVEKYAADEDTFFADYADAHLKLSELGFADADQ